A genomic stretch from Telmatocola sphagniphila includes:
- a CDS encoding TOTE conflict system archaeo-eukaryotic primase domain-containing protein produces MNRQLQPVNRLSSPKAKIALFRTLFRGRDDVYARRFESLRTGKSGYALACGNEWIQGVCEKPRIKCAACPHQRFLPVTDDAVRWHLSGQDDAGRDFVMSVYPLLRDERCFFLAIDLDKQNWRKDAQAVMDTCRRLGLPAALEQSRSGNSGHLWLFFAEAIPAVLARKLGAYLLTETMDRQPEIGLDSYDHCFPNQDTLPQGGFGNSIALPLQKVSRERGNSVFLDDDFKPHVDQWELLSSVRRIDRVGAESIVSRAEKAGRIIGVRFAPVEEDDAHYWTVPSVSRRKELPCDGPLPSRVELILCNQLTIAKDQLTPNLQNRLVRMAAFQNPEFYKAQAMHLPTFGKPRIIVGAEDHPQHIGLPRGCMDEVQALLADLRIGIGLRDERQQGKPLEAAFHGHLHDEQEIAAYAMLAHDTGVLAATTAFGKTVVASWLIAKRGVNTLVLVHLRQLMEQWVQRLATFLNLPPKEIGQIGGGRKKPTGLLDVALIQSLSRQGAGLDLLGDYGHLVVDECHHLPAASFEQVVRLAKSRFVTGLSATVARKDGHHPMIFMQCGPIRYRVDAKKQAAERPFVHTVHVRPTGFCSQGIVAEDRRVQFQELHSELVVDPVRNRFICADVLQAVAEGRSPLVLTERNEHLDLLAEQLSSTVRHLIVMRGGMSRKEIGEGAGKLAAIPECEPRVLLATGRYIGEGFDDPRLDTLFLTLPISWRGTIAQYVGRLHRLYHSKREVRVYDYVDLNVPMLARMFDRRCRGYEAVGYTILLPASAVPGWPASVPLPVDPQWKADYAASVQRLIRDGVDAPLANLFTQAATSVAFEANEIDRARSASEAFLYQRLQTLPATTGRFRLNAELPIPFDGNGRMEVDLLYAEARLAIELDGAQHFDSPEAYRRDRRKDMHLQEHGYFVLRFLAEDVGKQLNSVLDTILRALSHHQQKAFGNSESNGG; encoded by the coding sequence ATGAACCGCCAGCTCCAACCCGTCAATCGTCTTTCTTCTCCCAAGGCCAAGATTGCCCTGTTTCGAACGCTCTTTCGCGGACGCGACGACGTCTATGCCCGCCGGTTTGAAAGCCTCCGCACAGGCAAGTCGGGGTATGCGCTCGCGTGCGGCAACGAGTGGATACAGGGAGTATGCGAAAAGCCTCGCATCAAATGTGCCGCCTGCCCGCACCAACGATTCTTACCCGTGACTGACGATGCCGTCCGCTGGCACCTGTCCGGACAAGATGACGCGGGGCGCGACTTCGTCATGAGTGTCTACCCTTTGTTGCGCGACGAGAGGTGCTTCTTTCTGGCCATCGACTTGGACAAACAGAATTGGCGGAAGGATGCACAGGCGGTGATGGACACGTGCCGCCGCCTCGGCTTGCCGGCGGCGCTGGAGCAATCGCGAAGCGGAAACAGCGGTCATCTTTGGCTGTTCTTCGCCGAAGCAATTCCTGCCGTTCTGGCGCGCAAACTCGGGGCGTACTTGCTGACCGAAACCATGGATCGGCAGCCGGAAATTGGGTTGGATTCCTACGATCATTGCTTCCCCAACCAAGATACGCTCCCTCAAGGCGGTTTCGGCAACTCGATCGCGCTTCCTTTGCAGAAAGTATCGCGCGAACGGGGCAACAGCGTTTTCCTGGACGACGATTTCAAACCGCACGTCGACCAATGGGAGTTGCTGTCTTCGGTTCGGCGAATCGACCGAGTCGGTGCCGAGTCCATCGTCTCGCGTGCGGAAAAAGCGGGGCGGATCATCGGCGTGCGATTCGCTCCCGTAGAAGAGGACGACGCTCATTACTGGACAGTGCCTTCGGTGAGTCGTCGAAAAGAACTCCCTTGCGACGGGCCGCTGCCGAGCCGAGTCGAATTGATCCTTTGCAATCAGCTCACCATCGCCAAGGACCAACTGACTCCCAACTTGCAAAACCGTCTCGTTCGGATGGCAGCTTTTCAGAATCCCGAATTCTACAAGGCCCAAGCGATGCATCTGCCGACATTTGGCAAGCCGCGCATTATTGTTGGTGCCGAGGACCATCCGCAGCATATCGGCCTTCCTCGCGGTTGCATGGACGAAGTTCAAGCTCTCCTTGCAGATCTGCGAATAGGCATCGGCTTGCGGGATGAACGCCAGCAGGGCAAGCCGCTGGAAGCTGCGTTTCACGGCCATTTGCATGACGAACAGGAGATCGCAGCCTACGCAATGCTGGCACACGACACGGGCGTGCTCGCCGCCACAACGGCTTTTGGAAAGACCGTGGTCGCATCTTGGCTCATTGCGAAGCGAGGCGTTAACACTTTGGTTCTCGTGCATCTCCGGCAGTTGATGGAGCAATGGGTGCAGCGTTTGGCAACGTTTCTGAATCTGCCGCCCAAAGAAATTGGTCAAATCGGCGGCGGGCGCAAGAAACCGACCGGCTTGCTGGATGTGGCGTTAATTCAAAGCTTATCGCGACAAGGAGCCGGACTCGATTTGCTCGGGGATTACGGGCATCTCGTCGTGGACGAATGCCACCATCTGCCCGCGGCCAGTTTCGAGCAAGTCGTCCGCCTGGCAAAATCCAGATTCGTCACCGGCCTATCCGCCACAGTTGCTCGAAAAGATGGCCATCATCCGATGATTTTCATGCAGTGCGGACCCATTCGATATCGAGTCGATGCCAAGAAGCAGGCAGCTGAGCGTCCCTTCGTGCATACCGTCCATGTCCGGCCGACGGGCTTTTGTTCTCAGGGAATTGTCGCTGAAGATCGGCGCGTCCAATTTCAAGAGTTGCATTCAGAATTGGTTGTAGATCCGGTTCGCAACCGGTTCATCTGCGCTGACGTGCTTCAGGCCGTTGCCGAGGGCCGGTCGCCTTTGGTATTGACCGAACGCAACGAGCATCTCGACCTGCTGGCTGAGCAATTATCCAGCACCGTTCGGCATCTGATTGTGATGCGCGGAGGCATGAGTAGAAAAGAAATCGGCGAAGGTGCCGGCAAATTAGCAGCAATTCCCGAATGCGAGCCGCGTGTCTTGCTCGCAACCGGACGCTATATCGGCGAAGGCTTCGACGATCCGCGCCTGGATACCCTATTTCTAACACTGCCGATTTCGTGGCGCGGCACAATCGCGCAATATGTAGGCCGGCTGCACAGGCTGTATCATAGCAAACGCGAAGTGCGCGTGTACGACTATGTCGACCTGAACGTACCCATGCTGGCTCGTATGTTCGACCGGCGTTGCCGCGGCTACGAGGCTGTGGGTTATACGATTTTGCTCCCTGCCAGCGCGGTGCCGGGTTGGCCGGCGAGCGTTCCTTTGCCCGTCGATCCACAATGGAAAGCGGACTACGCAGCCAGCGTCCAGCGGCTGATCCGCGACGGCGTCGATGCTCCCTTGGCGAACCTGTTCACGCAAGCGGCAACGTCGGTCGCTTTCGAAGCTAATGAAATCGATCGTGCCCGCAGCGCAAGCGAGGCTTTTCTCTATCAACGTTTACAGACCCTTCCCGCAACAACCGGGCGGTTTAGACTGAACGCTGAACTGCCGATTCCCTTCGACGGCAACGGCAGAATGGAAGTGGATCTGCTATACGCCGAAGCCCGGCTCGCCATTGAGTTGGACGGCGCCCAGCACTTCGACAGCCCGGAAGCTTATCGCCGCGACCGCCGCAAGGATATGCACTTGCAGGAGCATGGCTATTTCGTATTGCGCTTCCTGGCCGAAGACGTCGGCAAGCAACTCAACAGCGTGCTCGATACGATTCTTCGCGCTCTGTCGCACCACCAGCAGAAAGCTTTTGGAAATTCCGAGTCGAACGGCGGCTGA